One segment of Ascidiaceihabitans donghaensis DNA contains the following:
- a CDS encoding ArsR/SmtB family transcription factor, protein MAMTLDTIFAALADPTRRMILTMLLEDDMAVTDVADPFDMSLAAISKHLTILTRAGLIAQEKRGRVKWCKLEPDAMKSASVWMQGFGQFEPVHLDAFERFLEGELSLPEEAATTPPPSE, encoded by the coding sequence ATGGCCATGACGCTCGATACGATTTTTGCAGCTCTTGCTGATCCGACCCGCCGGATGATCCTGACTATGCTGTTGGAAGATGACATGGCCGTGACAGACGTGGCCGACCCGTTTGACATGTCGTTGGCGGCCATTTCCAAACACCTCACCATCCTGACCCGCGCCGGCCTGATCGCGCAGGAAAAGCGCGGCCGCGTCAAGTGGTGCAAGCTCGAACCTGACGCCATGAAAAGCGCATCGGTCTGGATGCAAGGCTTTGGCCAGTTCGAACCCGTGCATCTGGATGCCTTTGAACGGTTTTTGGAAGGCGAACTTAGTCTTCCCGAAGAAGCAGCGACAACGCCACCACCGTCAGAATAA
- a CDS encoding DMT family transporter: MGQLTPSQQGHLAMLCFSMLVAGSFSLGAMAANEIAPGALNAVRFAIAGLVIGIAVLASGTLTRAAFQAPWRYVVLGALFGTYFVLMFEGLKTAPPVSAAAVFTLIPIMSAGFGYVLLRQITTPRMAFALAIGGAGALWVIFKADLRALMAFEIGRGEMIYFAGCVAHAIYTPMIRKLNRGEPAVVFSFGVLVAGCVLLTVYGWSDLRQTDWGALPPIVWITIFYVSVCASAATFVLLQFASLRLPSAKVMAYTYLTPSWVILWEIALGNGVPVIWVLGGVILTVVALSLLLRED, translated from the coding sequence ATGGGGCAATTGACTCCGTCGCAGCAGGGCCATTTGGCGATGCTGTGTTTTTCGATGTTGGTTGCGGGGTCCTTTTCGTTGGGGGCGATGGCTGCCAATGAAATTGCACCGGGCGCGTTGAATGCAGTGCGTTTTGCGATTGCGGGCCTTGTGATCGGGATTGCGGTACTGGCAAGCGGTACGCTGACACGCGCTGCGTTTCAGGCCCCGTGGCGCTATGTGGTATTGGGGGCGCTGTTCGGGACGTATTTCGTGCTGATGTTCGAAGGGCTGAAAACGGCGCCTCCGGTTTCTGCGGCGGCTGTATTCACTTTGATACCGATTATGTCCGCAGGGTTTGGCTATGTTCTTTTGCGCCAGATCACGACACCGCGTATGGCGTTTGCCTTGGCGATTGGCGGGGCGGGCGCCCTTTGGGTGATCTTCAAAGCAGACCTGCGCGCGTTGATGGCCTTTGAAATAGGGCGTGGGGAAATGATCTACTTTGCAGGCTGTGTGGCGCATGCAATTTACACGCCGATGATCCGTAAACTAAACCGTGGGGAACCTGCGGTGGTGTTCAGTTTCGGGGTTCTTGTCGCAGGCTGTGTGCTGTTGACGGTCTACGGGTGGTCCGATTTGCGCCAAACGGACTGGGGGGCGTTGCCGCCGATTGTCTGGATCACGATTTTCTACGTATCTGTCTGCGCCAGCGCGGCAACTTTTGTTTTGCTGCAATTCGCATCCTTGCGCCTGCCGTCTGCCAAAGTCATGGCCTACACGTATCTGACGCCCTCATGGGTCATTTTGTGGGAAATTGCGCTGGGCAATGGTGTGCCGGTGATCTGGGTGTTGGGGGGCGTTATTCTGACGGTGGTGGCGTTGTCGCTGCTTCTTCGGGAAGACTAA